In Nonomuraea sp. NBC_00507, the following are encoded in one genomic region:
- a CDS encoding exo-rhamnogalacturonan lyase family protein: MSEISRRDALKGMAVAGAAVPLASMLESPALAALDIPDVSLRWLEGKPAEAPGTTWGVPWPKGTVPKEQQFALTAADGAAVPVQTWPLGYWPDGSLKWTAHATGPGTPVAETYTLRPGAAAAPAKPVTVKDEKQYVDVDTGVIRVRVRKGGSELISQIWRGETEIARKGQLVSLRQSKIDDGDDRTTEVDSYLSDIAKVEVEQSGPVRAVIRIEGRHTSKKGKSWLPFTVRLYFYAGAESVRMTHTFVFDRDGQNDFIAGLGVRFRVPMRDEAYNRHVRFVGDGHGQLAEAVKGITGLRRDPGLAVRKAQVAGQKLPDIATWDTRVSSRVHLIPDWGDYTLSQLSSEGFTLKKRTKKGYGWVAVDQGKRASGFGYVGGVGGGFAFGMRDFWQRHPGQLDIRGAASEEAEVTVWMWSPEAGPMDTRFYHDGLGQDTFPEQIEGLNITYEDYEPGFGTPLGIARTTELTFWAVAATPDAARLGAMADAVRTPPLIIAPPEHLAAAKVFGGLFTPVDRSTPEKKTIEDRLDFLFDYYKKQVEQRHWYGFWDYGDIMHTFDEDRRVWRYDIGGYAWDNSELSPDLWLWYAYLRSGRADVFRFAEAMTRHTGEVDVYHLGPWAGLGTRHNVQHWGCSAKQQRISTAVYRRIFYFLTADERTGDLMRALVDSDKTFMALDPLRKIRTAPYTPNPEALAIGLGTDWSGLAAAWLTEWERGGDPIAEKKLKATMRTIAAMPNGFVTGEGLYNINTGEFAAAAKKVAVSHLSAMFGQVEICAELIDLVDMPDFEKAWLQYCRLFNATRAEQAAETGAHFGNLILKQGHSRLTAYAAVRLKRDDLATRAWTEFRTGDGYAPTLPWKSEKVGTTLNPTDEAAWVSTNTTALYGLAAIQNLALVGDKLPR, translated from the coding sequence ATGTCCGAAATCTCGCGACGTGATGCGTTAAAGGGAATGGCCGTCGCCGGAGCGGCCGTCCCGCTGGCCTCGATGCTGGAGTCGCCCGCCCTGGCCGCCCTGGACATCCCCGACGTCAGCCTGCGCTGGCTGGAGGGCAAGCCCGCCGAGGCCCCCGGTACCACCTGGGGCGTCCCCTGGCCCAAGGGCACGGTGCCCAAGGAGCAGCAGTTCGCGCTCACCGCCGCCGACGGCGCGGCCGTGCCGGTGCAGACGTGGCCGCTCGGATACTGGCCGGACGGCTCGCTCAAGTGGACGGCCCACGCCACGGGCCCCGGCACCCCCGTTGCCGAGACGTACACGCTGCGGCCCGGCGCCGCGGCCGCTCCGGCCAAGCCGGTCACGGTCAAGGACGAGAAGCAGTACGTGGACGTGGACACCGGCGTGATCCGGGTCCGCGTCCGCAAGGGCGGCAGCGAGCTGATCTCCCAGATCTGGCGCGGCGAGACCGAGATCGCCCGAAAAGGACAGCTGGTCAGCCTCAGGCAGAGCAAGATCGACGACGGCGACGACCGCACCACCGAAGTGGACTCCTACCTCAGCGACATCGCCAAGGTCGAGGTCGAGCAGTCCGGCCCGGTGCGCGCCGTGATCAGGATCGAGGGCCGCCACACCTCCAAGAAGGGCAAGTCCTGGCTGCCGTTCACGGTCCGGCTGTACTTCTACGCCGGCGCGGAGAGCGTGCGCATGACGCACACGTTCGTGTTCGACCGTGACGGTCAGAACGACTTCATCGCCGGCCTCGGCGTGCGCTTCCGCGTCCCGATGCGGGACGAGGCCTACAACCGGCACGTCCGCTTCGTCGGTGACGGGCACGGCCAGCTCGCCGAGGCGGTCAAGGGCATCACGGGCCTGCGCCGCGACCCGGGCCTGGCCGTCCGCAAGGCGCAGGTGGCCGGCCAGAAGCTGCCGGACATCGCCACCTGGGACACCCGGGTGAGCAGCCGCGTCCACCTGATCCCGGACTGGGGCGACTACACCCTCTCCCAGCTGTCCTCCGAGGGCTTCACGCTGAAGAAGCGCACCAAGAAGGGGTACGGCTGGGTCGCCGTCGACCAGGGCAAGCGGGCTTCGGGCTTCGGCTACGTGGGCGGCGTGGGCGGTGGCTTCGCGTTCGGCATGCGCGACTTCTGGCAGCGCCACCCCGGCCAGCTCGACATCCGCGGCGCCGCCTCCGAGGAGGCCGAGGTCACGGTCTGGATGTGGTCGCCGGAGGCCGGGCCGATGGACACCCGCTTCTACCATGACGGCCTCGGCCAGGACACCTTCCCTGAGCAGATCGAAGGCCTCAACATCACCTACGAGGACTACGAGCCCGGGTTCGGCACGCCGCTCGGCATCGCGCGGACGACCGAGCTGACCTTCTGGGCTGTGGCCGCCACCCCCGACGCCGCACGGCTCGGCGCGATGGCCGACGCGGTGCGCACGCCGCCGCTGATCATCGCCCCGCCCGAGCACTTGGCCGCCGCCAAGGTGTTCGGCGGCCTGTTCACCCCGGTCGACCGGTCCACCCCGGAGAAGAAGACCATCGAGGACCGGCTCGACTTCCTCTTCGACTACTACAAGAAGCAGGTCGAGCAGCGCCACTGGTACGGCTTCTGGGACTACGGCGACATCATGCACACGTTCGACGAGGACCGTCGCGTGTGGCGCTACGACATCGGCGGCTACGCCTGGGACAACTCCGAGCTCTCGCCGGACCTGTGGCTCTGGTACGCCTACCTGCGCTCGGGCCGGGCCGATGTCTTCCGCTTCGCCGAGGCGATGACCCGGCACACCGGCGAGGTGGACGTCTACCACCTGGGCCCGTGGGCCGGGCTCGGGACCCGGCACAACGTCCAGCACTGGGGGTGCAGCGCCAAGCAGCAACGCATCTCGACGGCCGTCTACCGGCGCATCTTCTACTTCCTGACCGCCGACGAGCGCACCGGGGACCTGATGCGGGCGCTGGTGGACTCCGACAAAACGTTCATGGCGCTCGACCCGCTGCGGAAGATCCGCACGGCGCCGTACACGCCGAACCCGGAGGCGCTGGCCATCGGCCTGGGCACCGACTGGAGCGGCCTGGCCGCCGCCTGGCTCACCGAATGGGAGCGCGGCGGCGACCCGATCGCCGAGAAGAAGCTCAAGGCCACGATGCGGACCATCGCCGCGATGCCCAACGGGTTCGTCACGGGGGAGGGGCTCTACAACATCAACACCGGTGAGTTCGCGGCTGCCGCGAAGAAGGTGGCGGTGTCTCATCTGTCGGCCATGTTCGGGCAGGTCGAGATCTGCGCCGAGCTGATCGACCTGGTGGACATGCCGGACTTCGAGAAGGCGTGGCTCCAGTACTGCCGGCTGTTCAACGCCACCAGGGCCGAGCAGGCGGCCGAGACCGGGGCCCACTTCGGCAACCTCATCCTCAAGCAGGGGCACTCCAGGCTCACGGCGTACGCGGCGGTCCGGCTGAAGCGCGACGACCTCGCCACCCGCGCCTGGACGGAGTTCCGCACCGGCGACGGGTACGCCCCGACCCTGCCGTGGAAGTCCGAGAAGGTCGGCACCACGCTCAACCCGACCGACGAGGCGGCCTGGGTCTCCACCAACACCACCGCCCTGTACGGCCTGGCCGCCATCCAGAACCTGGCCCTCGTGGGCGACAAGCTCCCCAGATGA
- a CDS encoding rhamnulokinase produces the protein MSRRFAAVDLGASSGRVMLADLSDGLKLTEAHRFPNGPVRVAGRLYWDILGLYREILAGLRAAGPVSSIGVDSWAVDYGLLDESGALLGNPVHYRDDRTQGVAERVAEEVGAEALYEVSGLQVLPFNTIYQLLADRLDQAATMLLIPDLLGYWLTGELGAEVTNASTTGLLDVRTRTWATPLIERLGLPSGIFPPLRQPGEAVGGLRRDVAAEIGWSAPVRAVGSHDTASAVVAVPATGPAFAYVSCGTWSLAGVELPGPVLTPDSRAANFTNEAGIDGTVRYLRNVMGLWLLQECLRAWPGSDLGDLLKAAAGERPFAAVVNPDEPVFLPPGDMPARIAAECRRTGQRPPATPAAYVRCVLESLALGHRQAIRQAVELSGRDVEVVHLVGGGSRNELLCRLTADACGLPVVAGPAEATTFGNVLVQARAAGLVSDLAEMRSLVAAAEPLRRYEPSGDAGAWDEAASRVF, from the coding sequence ATGAGCCGCCGTTTCGCCGCCGTGGACCTCGGAGCTTCCAGTGGCCGGGTGATGCTGGCCGATCTGTCCGACGGGTTGAAGCTGACCGAGGCGCATCGTTTCCCCAACGGCCCGGTGCGCGTGGCCGGCCGCCTCTACTGGGACATCCTCGGCCTTTATCGCGAGATCCTGGCGGGCCTGCGTGCCGCGGGCCCGGTGTCGTCGATCGGCGTGGACTCGTGGGCGGTCGACTACGGGCTGCTGGACGAGTCCGGCGCGCTGCTGGGCAACCCGGTGCACTATCGCGACGACCGCACGCAGGGCGTGGCCGAGCGGGTGGCCGAAGAGGTCGGCGCCGAGGCGCTGTATGAGGTGTCCGGGCTGCAGGTGCTGCCGTTCAACACGATCTACCAGCTGCTGGCCGACCGGCTGGACCAGGCGGCCACGATGCTGCTGATCCCCGACCTGCTCGGCTATTGGCTGACCGGCGAGCTGGGCGCGGAGGTGACCAACGCCTCGACGACGGGCCTGCTCGACGTGCGCACCAGGACGTGGGCGACCCCGCTGATCGAGCGGCTGGGGCTGCCGTCCGGGATCTTCCCGCCGCTGCGGCAGCCGGGCGAGGCGGTCGGCGGGCTGCGCCGGGACGTGGCCGCCGAGATCGGCTGGTCGGCGCCGGTCAGAGCGGTGGGCTCGCACGACACGGCCTCGGCCGTGGTCGCGGTGCCCGCCACCGGGCCGGCGTTCGCGTACGTCTCCTGCGGCACGTGGTCACTGGCCGGGGTGGAGCTGCCGGGTCCGGTGCTGACGCCGGACAGCCGCGCCGCGAACTTCACCAACGAGGCCGGCATCGACGGCACCGTCCGCTACCTGCGCAACGTCATGGGGCTGTGGCTGCTGCAGGAGTGCCTGCGCGCCTGGCCCGGCTCCGACCTGGGCGATCTGCTGAAGGCGGCGGCGGGCGAGCGGCCGTTCGCGGCCGTGGTCAACCCGGACGAGCCGGTGTTCCTGCCGCCGGGCGACATGCCGGCCAGGATCGCGGCCGAGTGCCGCCGCACCGGGCAGCGACCGCCGGCCACCCCGGCGGCGTACGTGCGGTGCGTGCTGGAGAGCCTGGCGCTCGGGCACCGGCAGGCCATCCGGCAGGCCGTCGAGCTGTCGGGGCGCGACGTGGAGGTCGTGCACCTGGTGGGCGGCGGGTCCCGCAACGAGCTGCTGTGCCGGCTGACCGCGGACGCCTGCGGGCTGCCGGTGGTGGCCGGTCCCGCGGAGGCGACCACGTTCGGCAACGTGCTCGTGCAGGCGCGCGCGGCGGGGCTGGTCTCCGACCTGGCGGAGATGCGGTCGCTGGTGGCCGCGGCGGAGCCGCTGCGCCGCTACGAGCCCTCCGGCGACGCCGGCGCATGGGACGAGGCTGCCTCGCGCGTCTTCTGA
- the fdh gene encoding formate dehydrogenase translates to MDFAWPLLRQLTGRDRYGRGQAVKSAHTERLRARTADAERVVKSVCPYCAVGCAQNVYVREGKVVQIEGDPDSPVSRGRLCPKGAASLQLTTAPGRQRKALHRPPGAPDWQEIDLDTAMDMVADRIIATRRETWEWERDGRRTARTMGIASLGGATLDNEENYLIKKLLTALGVVQIENQARVCHSSTVVGLGTSFGRGGATTFMQDLQHSDCVVIQGSNFAEAHPVGFQWVMEAKARGAVIIHVDPRFTRTSALADLHVPIRAGSDVAFLGGIINHVLENELFFREYVVDYTNAATILREDYRDAEDLDGLFSGFDPGTHTYDHGTWQYEGMEVVPAAGARDQDFERRAGHAEAHGGLGAPMGGTPQRDETLRHPRCVLSILRRHFARYTPEMVEQTCGVPRRLFEEVCRHLTENSGPDKTAEFVYAVGWTQHSDGSQFIRTASILQLLLGNIGRPGGGIQALRGHASIQGSSDIPTLFNLLPGYIPMPYAHEHERLRDFLHADAPPKGFWANMPAYLVSLLKAWWGEAARPDNDFAFGHLPRLTGSHSTYDTVLAQLDGTCKGYILLGENPAVGSANARMQRLGMANLDWLVVRDLNLIESATWWKDGPELETGELRTGDIRTEVFFLPAAAHTEKSGSFTNTNRLLQWHHQAVEPEGDARSDLWFMYHLGRIIREKLADSDDPMDRPVLDLTWDYPVEGPTAEPDAEAVQAEINGRDAQGRPLSGYAELRDDGSTACGCWIYCGVRAGGVNQAARRKPAAEQDWIAAEWAWAWPANRRILYNRASAKPDGSPWSERKKLVWWDGSRWTGYDVPDFEVDKSPDYRPPPDARGAAALSGIDPFIMQADGKGWLFAPTGVVDGPLPAHYEPQDSPVANPLYGHQRNPARRLYPHEDNRYHPSGDEPGASVFPYVVTTYRLTEHFTAGGMSRHTPYLAELQPEMFCEVSPELAAERGLVHGDWATIITARNAIEARVLVTDRIAPLHLNGRTLHQIGLPFHFGPNGLARGDAANELSSISLDPNSHIQEVKALSADIRPGRRPRGAALPELVLAYRQRAGVTGDTGMEA, encoded by the coding sequence ATGGATTTCGCGTGGCCGCTGCTGCGGCAGCTGACCGGCAGAGACCGGTATGGGCGGGGACAGGCGGTGAAGTCCGCCCATACGGAGCGGCTGCGGGCGCGAACCGCCGACGCCGAGCGGGTGGTCAAGTCGGTGTGCCCGTACTGCGCGGTGGGCTGCGCCCAGAACGTGTACGTACGGGAGGGAAAGGTCGTCCAGATCGAGGGCGACCCGGACTCGCCGGTCAGCAGGGGACGGCTGTGCCCGAAGGGCGCGGCGAGCCTCCAGCTCACCACCGCGCCCGGCCGTCAGCGCAAGGCGCTCCACCGGCCGCCGGGTGCGCCGGACTGGCAGGAGATCGATCTGGACACGGCCATGGACATGGTGGCCGACCGGATCATCGCCACCCGGCGCGAGACCTGGGAGTGGGAGCGGGACGGCCGGCGCACCGCCCGCACCATGGGCATCGCGAGCCTCGGCGGCGCCACGCTGGACAACGAGGAGAACTACCTCATCAAGAAGCTGCTGACGGCGCTCGGCGTGGTGCAGATCGAGAACCAGGCACGGGTGTGCCACAGCTCGACCGTGGTGGGCCTGGGCACATCGTTCGGGCGGGGCGGCGCCACCACGTTCATGCAGGACCTGCAGCACTCCGACTGTGTGGTCATCCAGGGCTCCAACTTCGCCGAGGCCCACCCGGTGGGCTTCCAGTGGGTGATGGAGGCCAAGGCGCGCGGCGCTGTGATCATCCACGTGGATCCGCGGTTCACCCGCACCAGCGCGCTGGCCGACCTGCACGTGCCCATCCGGGCCGGCTCCGACGTGGCCTTCCTCGGCGGGATCATCAACCACGTGCTGGAGAACGAGCTCTTCTTCCGCGAGTACGTGGTCGACTACACCAACGCGGCCACCATCCTGCGCGAGGACTACCGCGACGCCGAGGACCTCGACGGCCTGTTCTCCGGCTTCGACCCGGGCACCCACACCTACGACCACGGCACCTGGCAGTACGAGGGCATGGAGGTGGTCCCCGCGGCCGGCGCCAGGGACCAGGACTTCGAGCGGCGGGCGGGCCACGCGGAGGCGCATGGCGGACTCGGCGCGCCGATGGGCGGCACCCCGCAGCGCGACGAGACGCTGCGGCATCCGCGCTGCGTGCTCAGCATCCTGCGCCGCCACTTCGCCCGCTACACGCCGGAGATGGTGGAGCAGACGTGCGGGGTGCCGCGCCGGCTGTTCGAGGAGGTGTGCCGGCACCTGACGGAGAACTCCGGGCCGGACAAGACGGCGGAGTTCGTCTACGCCGTGGGCTGGACGCAGCACAGTGACGGCTCCCAGTTCATCCGCACGGCGAGCATCCTGCAGTTGCTGCTGGGCAACATCGGCCGGCCGGGCGGCGGCATCCAGGCGCTGCGCGGGCACGCCAGCATCCAGGGCTCCAGCGACATCCCGACCCTGTTCAACCTGCTGCCGGGGTACATCCCGATGCCGTACGCGCACGAGCACGAGCGGCTGCGCGACTTCCTGCACGCCGACGCCCCGCCCAAGGGGTTCTGGGCCAATATGCCCGCCTACCTGGTGAGTCTGCTCAAGGCATGGTGGGGTGAGGCGGCGCGGCCGGACAACGACTTCGCCTTCGGCCACCTGCCCAGGCTGACGGGGTCGCACAGCACGTACGACACGGTCCTGGCGCAGCTCGACGGCACCTGCAAGGGCTACATCCTGCTCGGCGAGAACCCGGCCGTCGGCTCGGCCAACGCCAGGATGCAGCGCCTCGGCATGGCGAACCTGGACTGGCTGGTGGTGCGCGACCTCAACCTGATCGAGAGCGCCACCTGGTGGAAGGACGGCCCGGAGCTCGAGACGGGCGAGCTGCGTACCGGGGACATCCGCACCGAGGTGTTCTTCCTGCCCGCCGCCGCGCACACCGAGAAGAGCGGCAGCTTCACCAACACCAACCGGCTGCTGCAGTGGCACCACCAGGCCGTCGAGCCTGAGGGGGACGCCCGCAGCGACCTGTGGTTCATGTACCACCTGGGACGGATCATCCGGGAGAAGCTGGCCGACTCGGACGACCCGATGGACCGGCCCGTGCTCGACCTCACCTGGGACTACCCGGTCGAGGGCCCGACGGCCGAGCCGGACGCGGAGGCGGTGCAGGCCGAGATCAACGGCCGGGACGCGCAGGGACGGCCGCTGTCCGGCTACGCCGAGCTGCGGGACGACGGCTCCACCGCGTGCGGCTGCTGGATCTACTGCGGCGTGCGCGCCGGCGGCGTCAACCAGGCCGCCCGCCGCAAACCCGCCGCCGAGCAGGACTGGATCGCCGCCGAATGGGCGTGGGCGTGGCCGGCCAACCGGCGCATCCTCTACAACCGGGCCTCGGCCAAGCCGGACGGCAGCCCGTGGAGCGAGCGCAAGAAGCTCGTCTGGTGGGACGGGAGCCGGTGGACCGGTTATGACGTGCCCGACTTCGAGGTGGACAAGAGCCCGGACTACCGGCCGCCGCCGGACGCGCGGGGGGCGGCGGCGCTGTCGGGCATCGACCCGTTCATCATGCAGGCCGACGGCAAGGGCTGGCTGTTCGCGCCCACCGGGGTGGTGGACGGGCCGCTGCCGGCGCATTACGAGCCGCAGGACTCGCCGGTGGCCAACCCCCTGTACGGGCACCAGCGCAACCCGGCCCGCAGGCTCTACCCGCACGAGGACAACCGGTATCACCCGAGCGGGGACGAGCCGGGCGCCTCGGTCTTCCCGTACGTGGTGACGACCTACCGGCTGACCGAGCATTTCACCGCGGGCGGCATGAGCCGGCACACGCCGTACCTGGCCGAGCTGCAGCCGGAGATGTTCTGCGAGGTGTCGCCCGAGCTGGCCGCCGAGCGGGGGCTGGTGCACGGCGACTGGGCCACGATCATCACGGCCCGCAACGCCATCGAGGCCAGGGTGCTG
- a CDS encoding beta-galactosidase codes for MPDVIAYGGDWNPEQWPEETWEQDVALMREAGVNRVSVGIFSWSMLEPVEGVFDFGWFDRVMDLLAANGIQANLATPTASPPPWFSDTYPEALPVDADGRRLYHGSRQGFCPSSPIYREKALRIAEQVALRYRAHPALALWHVHNEYGCHNARCYCDTSAAAFRAWLRNRYASLDELNDAWGTAFWSQRYSDWAQILPPRATPSFPNPGQQLDFRRFSSDALVELYVAERDLLKSISPDVPATTNLMAGAHWDMDCWSFADELDVVSTDHYLVGARAEPHIDLAFAADYARSLNGGRPWLLMEHSTSAVNWQPRNLAKAPGELRRNSLQHLARGADGIMFFQWRASRAGAEKWHSAMLPHAGTNTKIFREVAALGAELAGLSDVAGSTVKADVAILLDHSSVWAQDHPAQPTADLDPVEEAKRWHAALWRAGVTCDLARPESDLSGYRLVLVPALYLVSDAGAANLEDFVRRGGVALVGPYSGIVDEHDRVRLGGYPGAWRDLLGVTVEEFFPLDGPIRLASGATGTVWSELAHAGGAKVLDTYATGEPAWTRNSWGDGAAHYLTTRLDDEALAEVVAAVCAEAGAEPVAKAGPGVEVVRRSHPDGRSFLFAINHTEEDAVVTTPAGDQVTVPAGDVVVLPA; via the coding sequence ATGCCGGATGTCATCGCCTATGGCGGCGACTGGAATCCCGAGCAGTGGCCCGAGGAGACGTGGGAGCAGGATGTCGCGCTGATGCGCGAGGCCGGCGTCAACAGGGTCAGCGTCGGGATCTTCTCCTGGTCGATGCTGGAGCCCGTCGAGGGGGTGTTCGACTTCGGCTGGTTCGACCGGGTGATGGACCTGCTGGCCGCGAACGGCATCCAGGCCAACCTGGCCACCCCGACGGCCTCTCCGCCGCCGTGGTTCTCCGACACCTACCCCGAGGCGCTACCGGTCGACGCCGACGGGCGGCGGCTCTACCACGGCAGCAGGCAGGGCTTCTGCCCCAGCTCGCCGATCTACCGCGAGAAGGCGCTGCGGATCGCCGAGCAGGTGGCCCTGCGCTACCGCGCGCACCCGGCGCTGGCCCTGTGGCACGTGCACAACGAGTACGGCTGCCACAACGCCCGCTGCTACTGCGACACCTCCGCCGCGGCGTTCCGCGCCTGGCTGCGCAACCGCTACGCCTCTCTGGACGAGCTCAACGACGCGTGGGGCACCGCCTTCTGGTCACAGCGCTACAGCGACTGGGCCCAGATCCTGCCGCCCCGCGCCACCCCCAGCTTCCCCAACCCGGGGCAGCAGCTCGACTTCCGCAGGTTCAGCTCCGACGCACTCGTCGAGCTGTACGTCGCCGAGCGCGACCTGCTCAAGTCGATCAGCCCGGACGTGCCCGCCACCACGAACCTGATGGCGGGCGCGCACTGGGACATGGACTGCTGGTCCTTCGCCGACGAGCTCGACGTGGTCTCGACCGACCACTATCTGGTCGGGGCCCGCGCCGAGCCCCACATCGACCTGGCCTTCGCCGCCGACTACGCGCGCTCGCTGAACGGCGGGCGGCCCTGGCTGCTGATGGAGCACTCGACCAGCGCCGTCAACTGGCAACCCCGCAACCTCGCCAAGGCGCCCGGCGAGCTGCGCCGCAACTCCCTGCAGCACCTGGCCAGGGGCGCCGACGGGATCATGTTCTTCCAGTGGCGGGCCTCCCGCGCCGGCGCCGAGAAGTGGCACTCGGCGATGCTGCCGCACGCCGGCACCAACACCAAGATCTTCCGCGAGGTCGCCGCGCTCGGCGCCGAGCTGGCCGGGCTCTCCGACGTCGCAGGCAGCACCGTCAAGGCCGACGTGGCGATCCTGCTCGACCACTCCAGCGTGTGGGCCCAGGACCATCCCGCCCAGCCGACGGCGGACCTGGACCCGGTCGAGGAGGCCAAGCGCTGGCACGCCGCCCTGTGGCGGGCGGGCGTCACCTGCGACCTGGCCCGGCCCGAGTCCGACCTGTCCGGCTACCGCCTGGTGCTGGTGCCCGCGCTCTACCTGGTGAGCGACGCGGGGGCGGCCAACCTGGAGGACTTCGTCCGCCGGGGCGGGGTCGCGCTCGTCGGGCCGTACAGCGGGATCGTGGACGAGCACGACCGGGTGCGGCTGGGCGGCTACCCGGGGGCGTGGCGTGACCTGCTCGGGGTGACGGTCGAGGAGTTCTTCCCCCTGGACGGGCCGATCCGGCTGGCGTCGGGGGCGACGGGGACCGTATGGAGCGAGCTGGCGCACGCCGGCGGGGCGAAGGTCCTGGACACCTACGCCACCGGCGAGCCCGCCTGGACCCGCAACTCCTGGGGCGACGGGGCCGCGCACTACCTGACCACCCGGCTGGACGACGAGGCGCTGGCCGAGGTCGTGGCCGCCGTCTGCGCCGAGGCGGGCGCCGAACCCGTCGCCAAGGCAGGCCCGGGTGTGGAGGTGGTGCGGCGCTCGCACCCCGACGGCCGCTCGTTCCTGTTCGCGATCAACCACACGGAGGAGGACGCCGTCGTGACGACCCCTGCGGGGGACCAGGTGACCGTGCCCGCCGGCGACGTCGTCGTCCTCCCCGCCTGA
- a CDS encoding LacI family DNA-binding transcriptional regulator: MAMVSIKDVAAHAGVSPGTVSNVLNRPGKVAPATRERVEAAISELGFVRHGSASTLRAGHSRTIGLSVIDIGNPFFTEVAAGVEDVASELGYAVILGNSAGSQDKEDRNLRVLAEHRVRGVLITPSGEDPARLDRMREHNISVVLVDHPAHRPDQCAVAVDDVAGGRAAVAHLLSKGARSIAYITGPLTIRQCVERREGAKAAMRAVGLDAGELRVVEVATMTARAGEKAAAELMAGGPLPEAVFCANDLLALGMLRALLRSGVRVPEDVALMGYDDIEFAAASTVSLSSMRQPTYQLGRIATELLLDECDNPETHAHQHIMFQPELVARESTQ, encoded by the coding sequence ATGGCCATGGTCAGCATTAAGGACGTCGCCGCGCACGCCGGCGTCTCCCCCGGCACGGTCTCCAACGTACTGAACCGGCCAGGCAAAGTCGCTCCCGCCACGCGGGAGCGGGTGGAGGCGGCGATCAGCGAGCTGGGCTTCGTCCGGCACGGCTCGGCCTCGACGCTGCGTGCCGGGCACAGCAGGACGATCGGCCTGAGCGTGATCGACATCGGCAACCCGTTCTTCACGGAGGTCGCCGCCGGGGTCGAGGACGTGGCCAGCGAGCTGGGCTACGCCGTCATCCTGGGCAACTCGGCGGGCTCGCAGGACAAGGAGGACCGCAACCTGCGGGTGCTGGCCGAGCACCGGGTGCGCGGCGTGCTGATCACCCCGTCCGGCGAGGACCCGGCCAGACTCGACCGGATGCGCGAGCACAACATCAGCGTGGTGCTGGTCGACCACCCGGCGCACCGGCCCGACCAGTGCGCCGTCGCCGTGGACGACGTGGCGGGCGGCCGCGCCGCCGTCGCGCACCTGCTGTCCAAGGGTGCGCGCAGCATCGCCTACATCACCGGACCGCTGACGATCAGGCAGTGCGTGGAGCGCCGTGAGGGCGCCAAGGCGGCCATGCGGGCCGTCGGGCTCGACGCCGGCGAGCTGCGGGTGGTGGAGGTCGCGACGATGACGGCCCGCGCGGGCGAGAAGGCGGCCGCCGAGCTGATGGCCGGCGGCCCCCTGCCGGAGGCCGTGTTCTGCGCCAACGACCTGCTCGCGCTCGGCATGCTGCGGGCTCTGCTCCGCTCCGGGGTGCGGGTGCCCGAGGACGTGGCGCTGATGGGCTACGACGACATCGAGTTCGCCGCCGCCTCGACGGTGTCGCTGAGCTCGATGCGCCAGCCCACCTATCAGCTCGGCCGCATCGCCACCGAGCTGCTGCTCGACGAGTGCGACAACCCCGAGACGCACGCCCACCAGCACATCATGTTCCAGCCGGAGCTGGTCGCCAGGGAGTCGACCCAATGA